In Acinetobacter sp. C32I, one genomic interval encodes:
- a CDS encoding DUF4105 domain-containing protein: MHNIGSREFFIALGIGLLHSLFTLFVVLSSVWFCLALWIQQPLGSFFSRVSIILWSLFALSLIGVYVSGHLVSRRTDIIIYCVAFACALVWYFSLEARQDRDWNPEVAEQLSYEKNGDLVQLHNVRNFDWHADGSYDIHWEDRTIDLNKITGINVITSYWMGPQIAHTLVSFDFSDQKPLVFSIEIRKEKGEDFSAIGGFFRKYELSLVASDEKDLIYTRSNVRHEQVYLFPIRMPAAERKALFIEYLHKADELRAEAKWYNTLTSNCTTLVFDMVQAINPQRLPKDYRLLASGYLPNYLYDLKALNQNYSMKEWYRLAHINPRAEQYEQQPNQSSEYFSDVIRTGLPKTE; the protein is encoded by the coding sequence ATGCATAATATTGGATCACGTGAGTTTTTCATCGCTTTAGGCATCGGACTTTTACATAGTCTGTTTACCTTGTTCGTGGTTCTTTCAAGTGTCTGGTTCTGCCTAGCCTTATGGATTCAACAGCCACTCGGCTCATTCTTTAGCCGAGTCAGCATTATTCTCTGGAGCCTGTTTGCACTCAGCTTGATTGGCGTCTATGTCAGTGGCCATCTGGTGAGTCGTCGCACCGATATCATTATTTATTGTGTGGCATTTGCCTGTGCTTTGGTTTGGTATTTTTCCTTAGAAGCAAGACAAGATCGGGATTGGAATCCAGAGGTTGCCGAACAGTTGAGCTATGAAAAAAATGGTGATCTTGTACAGCTGCATAATGTGCGAAACTTTGACTGGCATGCCGATGGCAGCTATGACATCCATTGGGAAGATCGCACTATTGACCTGAATAAAATTACGGGCATCAATGTCATTACCTCCTACTGGATGGGCCCACAGATTGCCCATACGCTGGTCAGTTTCGATTTTTCTGATCAAAAACCATTGGTATTCTCTATTGAAATCCGCAAAGAAAAAGGCGAAGACTTTTCTGCGATTGGCGGCTTTTTCCGTAAATACGAACTCAGTTTAGTCGCTTCCGATGAAAAAGATCTGATCTATACGCGCAGTAATGTTCGCCATGAACAAGTCTATTTATTCCCGATCAGAATGCCCGCAGCTGAACGCAAAGCTCTCTTCATTGAATATCTGCACAAAGCAGATGAACTGCGCGCAGAAGCCAAATGGTACAACACGCTGACCAGTAACTGCACCACGCTGGTCTTTGACATGGTTCAAGCGATTAATCCACAGCGCTTACCCAAAGACTACCGCTTATTGGCCTCGGGTTATTTACCCAATTACCTCTACGATCTGAAAGCGCTCAATCAAAACTACAGCATGAAAGAATGGTATCGCTTGGCACATATCAATCCACGTGCAGAACAATATGAACAACAGCCTAATCAGAGCAGTGAATATTTTTCGGATGTCATTCGTACAGGTCTTCCCAAAACTGAGTAA
- a CDS encoding dihydrofolate reductase, with the protein MAWQGTEVVHVVAMDKNHCIGKGNALPWHISADLKHFKAITQGGVVIMGRKTLESMGRTLPNRVNWVITRDPEWHFDGVKVAHSIEDALNGALTDAQHAEKASLFIIGGGEIFTQTLAIADRLELTHVDLDVQGDAHYPEISEDFRKVNAEQHTDEKSGVTFEFATYQK; encoded by the coding sequence ATGGCATGGCAAGGCACTGAAGTTGTCCACGTAGTTGCAATGGATAAAAATCACTGTATCGGCAAAGGCAATGCTTTGCCGTGGCATATTTCTGCTGATTTAAAGCACTTTAAAGCCATTACCCAAGGCGGTGTGGTGATCATGGGCCGTAAAACCCTTGAATCGATGGGGCGTACCCTACCGAATCGTGTCAACTGGGTGATTACCCGTGACCCTGAATGGCATTTTGACGGGGTTAAAGTCGCACACAGTATCGAAGATGCGCTTAATGGCGCACTTACAGATGCACAACACGCTGAAAAAGCATCCTTATTTATTATTGGGGGTGGAGAGATTTTTACCCAAACGCTCGCTATTGCCGATCGTTTAGAATTAACGCATGTTGATCTTGACGTTCAAGGTGATGCGCATTACCCAGAAATCTCGGAAGATTTTCGTAAAGTAAACGCGGAACAGCATACTGATGAGAAATCAGGGGTTACTTTTGAGTTTGCGACCTACCAAAAATAA
- the thyA gene encoding thymidylate synthase, which translates to MRTYLDLLQHILDNGGDKGDRTGTGTRSVFGHQMRFDLSKGFPLLTTKKVHFRSIVIELLWFLKGDTNVEYLKDNKVSIWDEWATAEQTARFGRPEGELGPVYGHQWRNFGASQNEDGSYQQNGFDQIQWLVNEIKTNPNSRRLIVSGWNPNEAGKVALPPCHTLFQFFVQDNKLSCQLYQRSADVFLGVPFNIASYALLTHMIAQVCGLGVGDFVWTGGDTHLYANHFEQAQLQLSREPLPLCQLKLNSEITDIFDFKFKDIEIVGYESHPAIKAPVAV; encoded by the coding sequence ATGCGTACATATTTAGACCTTTTACAACATATCCTTGACAATGGCGGCGACAAAGGTGACCGCACAGGCACAGGTACACGTTCAGTATTTGGTCATCAGATGCGCTTTGATCTTTCTAAAGGCTTTCCACTGCTCACCACCAAGAAAGTCCACTTTCGTTCCATCGTCATTGAACTGCTTTGGTTCCTGAAAGGTGATACCAATGTTGAATATCTCAAAGACAATAAAGTTTCAATTTGGGATGAATGGGCAACTGCAGAACAGACTGCACGTTTTGGTCGTCCAGAAGGTGAACTTGGCCCTGTTTATGGCCATCAATGGCGTAACTTTGGCGCAAGTCAAAATGAAGATGGTAGCTACCAACAAAATGGTTTTGACCAAATTCAATGGTTGGTCAATGAAATTAAGACCAATCCGAATTCACGTCGTTTGATCGTTTCTGGCTGGAACCCAAATGAAGCAGGTAAAGTGGCATTACCACCTTGCCATACCCTGTTCCAATTTTTTGTACAAGACAACAAACTGTCCTGCCAGTTGTATCAACGTAGTGCAGATGTGTTTTTAGGTGTCCCGTTTAATATTGCCAGCTATGCCCTACTGACCCATATGATTGCTCAGGTCTGTGGCTTAGGTGTCGGTGACTTTGTCTGGACAGGTGGCGATACGCATTTATATGCAAACCACTTTGAACAGGCTCAGTTACAGCTTAGCCGTGAACCATTACCTTTGTGCCAATTAAAACTCAATTCTGAGATTACCGATATTTTCGACTTTAAATTTAAAGATATTGAAATCGTAGGTTATGAATCACATCCGGCAATCAAAGCACCTGTCGCAGTTTAA
- a CDS encoding YwqG family protein — translation MNFKPETLPNSVQPYLEKITATILPTVTMQLTPSDELTLWQSKIGGQPYLPLDTTYPVDSNGNPLALLAQLNFAEIPSLPNFPDQGILQFYIAADDLYGMNFDDQQQQSGFKVLYFEQVIEDASQLKQDFSEVQLGEDDYLPFTGQYAIEFSLTSQPISLGDFAFAPKILGVDELYDFEDQFEGGDFEDDFIEPYDELASASGHRLGGYPYFTQTDPRQYNEKVQDYVLLFQLDTDDAENEIMWGDSGVGNFFIHPEDLKKRDFSKVLYNWDCC, via the coding sequence ATGAATTTTAAACCAGAAACTTTGCCGAACAGTGTGCAGCCATACCTAGAAAAAATCACGGCGACTATTCTGCCAACCGTCACCATGCAACTAACCCCCAGTGATGAATTAACTTTATGGCAAAGTAAGATTGGGGGACAACCTTATTTACCGCTGGATACGACTTATCCAGTCGACTCGAATGGCAATCCGTTGGCTTTATTGGCGCAATTGAATTTTGCCGAAATTCCAAGTTTGCCCAATTTCCCAGATCAGGGGATTTTACAGTTCTACATCGCGGCTGATGATTTGTACGGAATGAACTTTGATGACCAACAGCAGCAATCGGGCTTTAAAGTGTTGTACTTTGAGCAGGTCATTGAAGATGCTTCACAATTAAAACAAGACTTCTCTGAAGTTCAGTTAGGTGAAGATGATTATTTGCCATTTACGGGGCAATACGCGATTGAATTTAGCCTGACTTCTCAGCCGATTAGCCTCGGTGATTTTGCCTTTGCACCAAAGATTTTAGGCGTCGATGAACTGTATGATTTTGAAGATCAATTTGAAGGGGGCGATTTCGAAGATGATTTTATCGAGCCTTATGATGAATTGGCTTCCGCAAGTGGACATCGTTTAGGCGGTTATCCTTATTTTACCCAAACTGATCCACGTCAATATAATGAAAAAGTTCAAGATTATGTGCTGCTTTTTCAGCTCGATACTGATGATGCGGAAAACGAGATTATGTGGGGTGATTCAGGAGTGGGGAATTTCTTTATTCATCCAGAAGACTTAAAGAAACGAGATTTTTCCAAAGTGCTATATAACTGGGATTGTTGTTAA
- a CDS encoding xanthine phosphoribosyltransferase has protein sequence MYALEQKILNEGIVLSDQVLKVDAFLNHQIDPVLMQLIGKEFAARFKDAGITKIITIEASGIAPAIMAGLELGVPVIFARKYQSLTLKDDLYRSKVFSFTKQTESTIAISNKHISSSDKALVIDDFLANGQAALGLIDLIHQAKAEVVGVGIVIEKSFQPGRDVLLEKGYRVESLARVKSLEDGKVTFVTE, from the coding sequence GTGTACGCTTTAGAACAGAAAATCTTAAATGAAGGTATCGTTCTATCTGATCAGGTTTTGAAAGTTGATGCTTTCTTAAACCACCAAATCGATCCTGTGTTAATGCAGCTGATTGGTAAAGAGTTTGCCGCTCGCTTTAAAGATGCAGGTATTACTAAAATTATTACCATCGAAGCTTCAGGTATTGCACCTGCAATCATGGCAGGTTTAGAACTTGGCGTTCCTGTTATTTTTGCACGTAAATACCAGTCATTAACACTGAAAGACGATCTGTATCGTTCTAAAGTGTTCTCGTTTACCAAACAGACTGAAAGTACCATTGCGATTTCAAACAAGCACATCAGCTCTAGTGACAAAGCACTGGTGATTGATGACTTCTTGGCCAATGGTCAAGCTGCATTAGGTCTAATTGACTTAATTCATCAAGCCAAAGCAGAAGTGGTTGGGGTAGGTATCGTGATTGAAAAATCATTCCAGCCTGGCCGTGATGTATTGCTTGAAAAAGGCTACCGTGTTGAGTCACTGGCACGTGTTAAATCTTTAGAAGATGGCAAAGTTACTTTTGTTACTGAATAA
- a CDS encoding DUF3108 domain-containing protein → MTKQLLKVLGLTSAAIFSASISSHALAMAPFQASYQFSYNNKNLGSATRTLSQQGNNWTYQFSAKAGGIASASETSQFSFADNKINSQKFSRSSKILIHNNTMSINFNPNSKVVNTKKDDTARSFAWQAGALDELNAELQIREDLKSNSLKTKYLIADAKALDERRFVKQGTENVKTPYGTFSTIKVVMQHDKPERNTVFWLAPKLDYLPVKMAHNDGKSSYGLLLTGYSGKTN, encoded by the coding sequence ATGACAAAGCAATTATTGAAAGTACTGGGTCTTACTTCGGCTGCCATTTTCAGTGCAAGCATCTCTAGTCATGCCTTGGCAATGGCGCCTTTCCAAGCCAGTTATCAATTCAGCTACAACAATAAAAACCTCGGTTCAGCCACCCGTACACTGTCTCAACAAGGCAATAACTGGACTTATCAATTCAGTGCCAAAGCAGGTGGTATTGCTTCTGCATCTGAAACCAGTCAATTTAGTTTTGCCGACAATAAAATCAACTCGCAGAAATTTAGTCGCAGCAGTAAAATCTTAATTCACAACAACACCATGAGCATTAACTTTAACCCCAATAGTAAAGTTGTGAATACCAAAAAAGATGACACGGCTCGTTCATTTGCTTGGCAAGCCGGTGCCTTGGATGAACTCAATGCTGAATTGCAAATCCGTGAAGATTTAAAAAGTAATTCATTGAAAACCAAATATCTGATTGCAGATGCAAAGGCACTGGATGAACGTCGCTTCGTAAAACAAGGCACTGAAAATGTCAAAACCCCTTATGGCACTTTCAGCACCATCAAAGTAGTCATGCAACACGATAAACCGGAACGCAATACCGTATTCTGGTTAGCACCAAAACTTGACTATTTACCTGTCAAAATGGCGCATAACGATGGAAAATCATCATACGGTCTGCTTTTAACAGGCTATTCAGGTAAAACAAACTAA
- a CDS encoding TonB family protein: protein MWNKINFRSELSPYWWQDPIFVGAVALAMLLHGAVLAIQFTMPSPSDTSTKEIAVTVRPSQEKVKDADFLAQADQHGSGDFREAHRMSSDMPAPMQADATTGEKELESLEKIQQKRELKFEEKVLMTVLSWQKQAEQSERKKTLDDLQSQFQAKAAMVASLEAQYLQRQQNFSRKQRIKTVDGIQAKQDASAAYLDKFRQKVELYGNRYYPDQAKQQRLAGEVRLMVILNAEGGIRAIRLIESSGHAILDEAAKASVRRGAPFGPFDATMKKEISELRIIRTWRFDPVDAEFEVH from the coding sequence ATGTGGAATAAAATAAATTTTCGTTCAGAACTGTCTCCTTATTGGTGGCAAGATCCAATTTTTGTTGGGGCAGTGGCTTTGGCGATGCTTTTGCATGGGGCGGTGTTGGCGATTCAATTTACCATGCCATCGCCCTCGGATACTTCGACCAAAGAAATCGCGGTCACCGTTCGTCCAAGTCAGGAAAAAGTCAAAGATGCTGACTTTTTGGCGCAAGCCGATCAACACGGCTCAGGTGATTTCCGTGAAGCACATCGGATGTCGAGCGATATGCCTGCACCGATGCAAGCCGATGCGACCACGGGCGAAAAAGAATTAGAAAGTCTGGAAAAAATTCAGCAAAAACGGGAGTTGAAATTCGAAGAAAAAGTGCTCATGACAGTTCTGAGTTGGCAAAAGCAAGCCGAGCAGAGCGAACGTAAAAAAACCTTGGATGATCTACAAAGTCAGTTTCAAGCCAAAGCTGCCATGGTGGCGAGTCTGGAAGCGCAATATTTACAGCGTCAACAAAATTTTAGCCGTAAACAACGGATTAAAACGGTCGATGGGATTCAGGCTAAACAAGATGCATCTGCTGCTTACCTAGATAAATTTCGCCAAAAAGTCGAGTTATATGGGAATCGCTATTATCCTGATCAAGCCAAACAACAACGTTTGGCGGGTGAAGTGCGTCTCATGGTAATTTTGAATGCTGAAGGGGGAATTCGAGCGATTCGTCTCATTGAAAGTTCTGGGCATGCGATTTTAGACGAAGCTGCTAAAGCATCGGTTCGCCGTGGTGCACCATTTGGACCCTTTGATGCCACGATGAAAAAAGAAATCTCTGAGTTGCGCATTATTCGGACTTGGCGTTTTGATCCAGTCGATGCTGAATTTGAAGTGCACTAA
- a CDS encoding TonB-dependent siderophore receptor, whose amino-acid sequence MHQPPTLNLFKARPLVLAMAAILLPSLAFAEDQVKENAKLPTITVKAEEGALAVTEGKKSYTAKSTNTSTKLNLSLRETPQSVKVLTREYLDDANITSFQDMLNNVTGVTVNQWDERQYPTARGFDVDYYLFDGVPSNVGMDANDPDLTMYDRVELVKGANGLMTGAGNPAIAINMIRKHANAKELTGNVSTSLGSWNAWSSSADISTPLNADGSVRGRVVVKHEDTDSYMDRYEKTNNVVYAVVDADITDKTYLSVGAGYQNLERDGVRWGGLPAFYTDGTRTHFDRSKSVSSDWTYWNTDTTTAFATLKQNLFNDINLNVNYAYREVKQDTALLYSWGKLDRATNTLDSFMTWSDATQTKENNIDTYLSAPFTLGGLKQEIVAGFMYNQSKKDKWYSGTPPIASGAVLDFDHPNIPLIGAIQNNNLYQPPNKTTQTGAYLAGKFSLLEPLKLITGVRLSNWKYESDNGEGNREFNNEVTPYAGLVFDFLDQYSWYASYTSIFKPEDKRDANRQYLDPREGKSYETGLKGEFLDGKLNAALSVFKTQQDNVAEEIVGVFVPDTNGNPTTEKAYRSVDGVESKGVEFELDGEIKDNWNLSFGVAHFNAKDAKGNEVQTMSSRTSANLFTKYTLDKWSVGGGLNYKSKFYTGEGSQRISQDAYALANLMVGYDIDSNIKAQINLNNVFDKKYYAGIGNNSMVYGSPRNVTLTLRYQF is encoded by the coding sequence ATGCATCAACCTCCAACTTTAAACCTGTTTAAAGCCCGCCCACTGGTCTTGGCAATGGCTGCTATACTTTTACCTTCATTGGCTTTTGCAGAAGATCAAGTTAAAGAAAATGCAAAATTGCCAACGATTACAGTCAAAGCAGAAGAAGGGGCTCTGGCTGTAACGGAAGGAAAGAAAAGTTATACCGCTAAAAGTACCAATACCTCGACCAAACTTAATTTATCACTTCGAGAAACACCACAATCGGTCAAAGTTCTCACCCGTGAGTATTTGGATGATGCCAATATTACATCGTTTCAGGACATGTTAAATAATGTCACAGGCGTGACTGTGAATCAGTGGGATGAACGTCAGTATCCAACAGCACGTGGTTTTGATGTCGACTATTATCTGTTTGATGGTGTGCCAAGCAATGTGGGGATGGACGCCAATGATCCTGATTTAACCATGTACGATCGGGTTGAACTGGTGAAAGGCGCAAATGGTTTGATGACAGGTGCTGGTAATCCTGCAATTGCCATTAACATGATTCGAAAACATGCCAATGCGAAAGAGTTGACAGGGAATGTCAGCACTTCTTTGGGCTCATGGAATGCATGGTCAAGTTCAGCAGATATTTCAACACCATTAAATGCGGATGGTAGTGTCCGCGGCCGTGTCGTCGTGAAGCACGAGGATACGGATTCTTATATGGATCGCTACGAAAAAACCAATAATGTAGTCTATGCGGTTGTGGATGCAGATATTACGGATAAGACTTACCTTTCAGTCGGTGCAGGCTATCAGAATTTAGAGCGAGATGGGGTTCGTTGGGGTGGATTGCCCGCATTTTACACCGATGGTACCCGAACTCATTTCGATCGGTCTAAATCGGTGAGTTCTGATTGGACCTACTGGAATACCGATACAACTACTGCTTTTGCCACATTGAAACAGAATCTATTTAACGATATCAATTTGAATGTGAACTACGCTTATCGAGAAGTAAAACAAGACACGGCTTTGCTCTATTCATGGGGCAAGTTGGATAGAGCAACCAATACACTCGACTCTTTCATGACCTGGTCTGATGCCACTCAGACCAAAGAAAATAATATTGATACCTATCTCTCAGCACCCTTTACGCTGGGTGGTTTAAAGCAGGAAATTGTTGCAGGTTTTATGTATAACCAAAGCAAGAAAGATAAGTGGTATTCAGGAACGCCTCCGATTGCCTCAGGTGCTGTGCTCGATTTTGATCATCCAAATATTCCATTAATTGGTGCAATTCAGAATAATAACTTGTATCAACCTCCAAATAAAACCACACAAACAGGCGCTTATCTTGCAGGTAAGTTCAGCTTATTGGAGCCATTGAAGTTAATTACAGGCGTGCGTTTATCAAACTGGAAGTATGAAAGTGATAATGGTGAAGGTAATCGGGAATTTAATAATGAAGTCACGCCGTATGCAGGCTTAGTTTTTGATTTTCTGGATCAATACTCTTGGTATGCCAGTTATACCAGTATCTTTAAGCCAGAAGATAAACGAGATGCAAATCGCCAATATCTTGATCCAAGAGAAGGTAAAAGCTATGAAACTGGCTTAAAAGGTGAGTTTTTAGACGGTAAATTGAATGCAGCTTTATCGGTATTTAAAACCCAGCAGGATAATGTTGCAGAAGAGATAGTTGGTGTTTTTGTACCTGATACCAATGGTAACCCAACCACTGAGAAAGCCTACCGCAGTGTAGATGGCGTTGAAAGCAAAGGTGTTGAGTTTGAACTAGATGGGGAAATTAAAGACAACTGGAACCTGAGTTTTGGTGTTGCACATTTCAATGCCAAAGATGCCAAAGGGAATGAAGTTCAAACCATGTCTTCAAGAACCAGTGCCAATCTCTTTACCAAATATACCTTGGATAAATGGAGTGTGGGTGGCGGGCTAAACTATAAGAGTAAATTTTATACTGGAGAAGGCAGTCAGCGTATTAGCCAAGATGCATATGCTTTAGCAAACTTAATGGTGGGCTATGATATTGATTCAAATATCAAAGCGCAGATTAATTTGAATAATGTATTTGATAAAAAATATTATGCAGGTATCGGGAATAACAGTATGGTCTATGGATCACCTCGTAACGTGACTTTGACGCTACGCTACCAATTCTAA
- a CDS encoding antibiotic biosynthesis monooxygenase translates to MYIVIFKATIKQLDATYSEMAQKLRNKALSQFNCVKFEACSENGFEITLSYWNSLEDIKLWQRDAEHLVAQRLGKEKWYQDFSVEICTVEHAYSSQNGL, encoded by the coding sequence ATGTATATCGTTATTTTTAAAGCCACGATCAAACAACTTGATGCAACTTATTCAGAAATGGCACAAAAGCTAAGAAATAAAGCCTTGAGCCAATTTAATTGCGTCAAATTTGAAGCGTGTAGTGAAAATGGTTTTGAAATAACACTGTCTTACTGGAACAGTCTTGAAGATATTAAACTTTGGCAACGCGATGCAGAACATTTGGTTGCTCAGCGTTTGGGTAAAGAAAAATGGTATCAGGATTTTAGTGTAGAAATCTGTACAGTTGAACATGCTTATTCGAGTCAAAATGGCTTGTGA
- the ybeY gene encoding rRNA maturation RNase YbeY — translation MKINLSLQQDFQATELPLKRGQIKKNIETALRHVGFDANCEIGIACVDLAESHELNLQYREKDKPTNVLSFPSDIPEEMLSLLDAEPLGDLVICIPVVLQEAAEQQKTPSDHFTHLLVHGILHLLGFDHETSETEAEEMEALEIEILKKLGIANPYQADES, via the coding sequence TTGAAAATCAATTTAAGTCTTCAACAAGACTTTCAAGCTACTGAATTACCACTGAAACGTGGTCAAATCAAAAAAAATATCGAAACTGCACTGCGTCATGTCGGTTTTGATGCCAATTGTGAAATCGGGATTGCCTGTGTTGATCTAGCTGAAAGCCATGAACTCAATCTGCAATACCGCGAAAAAGACAAACCGACTAATGTGCTGTCTTTCCCAAGTGATATTCCTGAGGAAATGCTCAGCTTACTCGATGCAGAGCCTTTAGGTGACTTGGTAATTTGTATTCCTGTGGTTTTACAAGAAGCGGCAGAACAGCAAAAGACGCCAAGCGATCATTTCACCCATTTACTGGTTCACGGCATTCTACATTTGCTTGGCTTCGATCATGAAACCAGTGAAACCGAAGCCGAAGAAATGGAAGCCTTAGAAATTGAGATTCTAAAAAAACTGGGCATCGCCAATCCTTACCAAGCCGATGAAAGCTAA
- a CDS encoding PhoH family protein, producing MTAAIRRTVTFPEIQLERLKSMLGAYNGHLKQIEQRLDVKITHRGDAFYLDGDIEAVERAEALLQRLYQESEISSQISADVIHLMIQGSQTDRELMDDSDQEHTGLDSVWLQTRKGRINPRGANQKRYVQRILQSDISFGIGPAGTGKTYLAVAAAVDMLERNEIQRILLVRPAVEAGEKLGFLPGDLTQKIDPYLRPLYDALYEMLGFEKVAKLIERQVIEVAPLAYMRGRTLNHSFVILDEAQNTTPEQMKMFLTRLGFGSRAVITGDVTQVDLPRGQQSGLAQALRVLENVHEIHITRFHSRDVVRHQLVQKIVEAYEGWDSEQQRLSAEARAERKAKQEALIAENDEKADAQH from the coding sequence TTGACTGCAGCGATTCGACGTACAGTAACGTTCCCTGAAATTCAATTGGAACGTTTGAAAAGCATGCTCGGTGCGTATAACGGGCATTTAAAACAAATCGAACAACGTTTAGATGTCAAAATTACTCACCGTGGCGATGCCTTCTATCTCGATGGTGATATAGAAGCGGTCGAAAGAGCCGAAGCACTATTGCAACGGCTCTATCAAGAATCAGAAATTTCCTCACAAATTAGCGCCGATGTCATTCATTTGATGATCCAAGGTTCACAGACAGATCGTGAACTGATGGATGATTCAGATCAAGAGCATACAGGCCTCGATAGTGTTTGGTTACAGACCCGCAAAGGGCGAATTAACCCACGTGGCGCCAATCAAAAACGCTACGTACAACGTATTTTACAAAGTGATATTTCCTTCGGTATTGGTCCAGCAGGGACAGGTAAAACCTATCTGGCGGTTGCTGCTGCGGTTGATATGCTGGAACGTAACGAAATTCAACGGATCTTGCTGGTTCGCCCAGCGGTAGAAGCCGGTGAAAAGCTCGGTTTCTTACCCGGTGACCTCACCCAAAAGATCGATCCCTACTTACGTCCGCTTTACGATGCCCTGTATGAAATGCTGGGCTTTGAAAAAGTGGCTAAACTGATTGAACGCCAAGTAATTGAGGTCGCTCCGCTTGCCTACATGCGTGGACGTACCCTGAACCATTCATTCGTGATTTTAGATGAAGCACAAAACACCACTCCTGAACAGATGAAGATGTTCCTGACCCGTTTAGGTTTTGGTTCACGTGCCGTAATTACGGGTGACGTGACACAGGTTGATTTACCGCGTGGGCAGCAATCGGGTTTAGCGCAAGCATTACGTGTACTTGAAAATGTTCATGAGATTCATATCACCCGTTTCCATTCACGTGATGTGGTTCGACATCAATTGGTACAAAAAATTGTTGAAGCTTACGAAGGTTGGGACAGTGAACAGCAACGCCTGTCTGCTGAAGCCCGTGCCGAACGCAAAGCCAAACAAGAAGCACTGATTGCAGAAAATGATGAGAAAGCTGATGCTCAGCATTAA